The Pelagovum sp. HNIBRBA483 sequence ATCCCGACGGCGACCTGACCGGGGAAGGCGCGGGCGGCTTCGCGCACCAGCGCGGGGTTTTCGACCGCGACAGTGCCGAGGATCACGCGGGCGAGCCCCTTGGAGAGCCAACGCTCGATCGTTGCCATGTCGCGGATGCCGCCGCCAAGCTGGGCAGGCACTTTGCACCGCTCAAGGATCGCCTCGACGGGTGCCGCATTGACCGGCTCGCCAGCAAATGCGCCGTTGAGATCGACGAGGTGCAGCCATTCGCAGCCCGCATCGACGAATTCGGCGGCTTGTGCGGCAGGATCGTCGTTAAAAACGGTTGCCTGATCCATTTCCCCTTTGAACAGGCGCACGGCTTGGCCGTCTTTGAGGTCGATTGCGGGATAAAGGATCATAGGGTGCTCCGGTATTGGATATTGGGGCTGTTATGCATGGCAAGAGGCGGATTGCAACGGGGGCAGGGACCCAACGTCAGTCTTGCAGGGAATCAAACGGTGAGGCTCTTTTGCCGAAAAAGGGAGATACGCATGAAAACCAAACTATGGGCGCTGGCCGCCGCTGGGATATTTGCCGCAAGTGCCGCGATGGCAGATGAAATCGAGGGCGTGTGGCAGACGGAGCCGGATGACGGCGCCTTTGCGATGGTGGAAATTTCCCCCTGTGGCGACGCCTATTGCGGGCATATTCGCCGGACGTTCACCAGCGATGGCGAATATCAATCTGAAAACATTGGGAAAATGTTGGTGATCGACATGGTGCCGGTCGGTGAGGGTGCCTATGAGGGGCAGGTTTGGCGCCCGTCGAATGACAAGATCTACATCGGCAAGATCAACATTGACGGCACCGAGATGAAGCTGCGCGGATGCGTTGCTGGCGGGCTTTTGTGCTCCAGCCAGCGGTGGGTCAAGCTCAGCGGCTGATCAGGGGCGCCATGTGAGGAAGTTGGCGATCAGCCGGAGGCCTGTCGCCTGACTCTTCTCAGGGTGGAACTGGGTGCCGAGGATATTGTCGCGCCCGATGATGGCTGTCACGTCGCCTGCGTAATCCACATGGGCGAGGCGCTCGGCGCTGTTGCGCGCGGTCATTTGATAGGAATGGACGAAATAGGCGTGGTCGCCAGTGCTGATCCCGTCGAGCACGGGGTGGGGATGGTCGATCACCAGATCGTTCCATCCCATATGGGGGACAGGGAGGGCCGTATCTGACGGGGTGATCCGGTCGATCTCTCCTGCGATCCAGCCAAAGCCTTTGGTTTCTTGGTATTCGTGGCCGACGGTGGCGAGCATTTGCATCCCGACGCAGATGCCGAGGAAAGGCACGCCGCGCTGGATGACGGCGGTTTCGATGGCTTCTGCAATGCCGGAGACGGCATCGAGCGCCGCGCGGCAGGCAGGGAAGGCCCCATCGCCGGGCAAAACAATGCGGTCGGCGCGGGCGATGACATCGGCATCGGAGGTTACGACGACGCTGCATGCGCCGGTTTCGCGGGCCATCCGCTCGAAGGCTTTCTCAGCGGAATGGAGATTGCCGCTGTCGTAATCGACCAGAGCTGTCAGCATGACGGGTATTCCCTGTGGGGCGCCCCTTTAGAGGGCGCCTTTGGTGGAGGGGATGGCATCGGCTTTGCGCGGGTCGGTTTCGACCGCGATACGCAAGGCCCGCGCGACCGCTTTGAAAGCGGCCTCGGCAATGTGGTGGCTGTTGAAGCCGTGCAACCTGTCGATATGCAAAGTGATGCCGCCATGCGTGGCGAGCGCCTGAAAGAACTCGCGCACCAGTTCGGTATCGAATGTGCCGATCTTGGCGGTGGGTAGATCGAGGTTGCAGATCAGATAGGGCCGCGCGGAGAGATCGAGCGCGCAGCGCACCTGAGCATCGTCCATCGCAAGGTGGCACTCGCCATAGCGGCGTATGCCTTTCTTGTCGCCCAGTGCCTCACGCAGGGCCTGACCGATGGCAATGCCGGTGTCCTCGACGGTGTGGTGGTCGTCGATGTGCAGGTCACCCGTTGCGCGGATCTTCATGTCGATCAAGGAGTGGCGGGACAGCTGATCGAGCATGTGGTCGAAGAACCCGACGCCGGTTTGATTGTCGTAGCGACCGGTGCCGTCGAGGTTCAGCTCGACAGAGATATCGGTTTCGGCGGTCTTGCGAGAGATCGACGCGCTGCGCATTGGGGGATCCTTTTGTTGGTTGGGGGGGTTATAGGATCTTGTTTAATGTGAGGAAAGTGGGGAACTGGATCGATCAGCTGTCTGCGGTTTTTTCACAACGGATATAGCCATCCAAAGCCTAATTGGGTATTGACCCAGAATTGGCTGTTATTGGTCAGTAAATCACAGCCTTGGGGTTACTTCGCAATGCAGAACGGTTTGTTGATCGCAATTGGACGGTTCTTCTTTTACCATCGAAATTGGGTATTCCCGGTTCTGATTATCGGGCTTTTTGCTTTGGTAAGGCCCGCTTCTGCAGCGCCTGTGCGCGATTTTTTGGCAGCGGTTTTTCTTGTAGCTGGGTTGCTTGTTCGCTTCTTAGTGCTGGCAGCAACGCCCGTCAGCCGCGACGGTATTGGCAAGCGGGTCAATGCTGAAGAGCTGCGGACCTCAGGGATGTTTTCTGCATGTAGAAACCCACTTTATGTTGGTAACATGTTGATTGCATTTGGGTATTTCGTATTGCATGGCGACTTTTTGATCATTGTTCTTGGCGTAGTTCTGACAGTGGCGATTTATCAGGCGATCATCGCGAACGAGGAAAACTATCTCAGGGGACGCTTTGGCAAGGACTATGTGAATTACCTTGCAAGGACGAACCGCTGGTGGCCTCGTTTGGGAGCACTGAAAGATGGGTTCTCCGGGATGGAAGTTTCTCTCACCACAGGTTT is a genomic window containing:
- the hisB gene encoding imidazoleglycerol-phosphate dehydratase HisB, translating into MRSASISRKTAETDISVELNLDGTGRYDNQTGVGFFDHMLDQLSRHSLIDMKIRATGDLHIDDHHTVEDTGIAIGQALREALGDKKGIRRYGECHLAMDDAQVRCALDLSARPYLICNLDLPTAKIGTFDTELVREFFQALATHGGITLHIDRLHGFNSHHIAEAAFKAVARALRIAVETDPRKADAIPSTKGAL
- the hisA gene encoding 1-(5-phosphoribosyl)-5-[(5-phosphoribosylamino)methylideneamino]imidazole-4-carboxamide isomerase, whose product is MILYPAIDLKDGQAVRLFKGEMDQATVFNDDPAAQAAEFVDAGCEWLHLVDLNGAFAGEPVNAAPVEAILERCKVPAQLGGGIRDMATIERWLSKGLARVILGTVAVENPALVREAARAFPGQVAVGIDARNGRVATKGWAEETDVMVTDLARSFEDAGVAAIIYTDINRDGAMQGPNVEATAELANAVSIPVIASGGVSSLADLTALRNCGAPLNGAISGRALYDGAIDLKEALALLKA
- a CDS encoding isoprenylcysteine carboxylmethyltransferase family protein, encoding MQNGLLIAIGRFFFYHRNWVFPVLIIGLFALVRPASAAPVRDFLAAVFLVAGLLVRFLVLAATPVSRDGIGKRVNAEELRTSGMFSACRNPLYVGNMLIAFGYFVLHGDFLIIVLGVVLTVAIYQAIIANEENYLRGRFGKDYVNYLARTNRWWPRLGALKDGFSGMEVSLTTGLRRDRSVLLSVAVITAGTLWYRASGYMPPLASWVVLGGGILLYSLVRGRDKSE
- the hisH gene encoding imidazole glycerol phosphate synthase subunit HisH, with the translated sequence MLTALVDYDSGNLHSAEKAFERMARETGACSVVVTSDADVIARADRIVLPGDGAFPACRAALDAVSGIAEAIETAVIQRGVPFLGICVGMQMLATVGHEYQETKGFGWIAGEIDRITPSDTALPVPHMGWNDLVIDHPHPVLDGISTGDHAYFVHSYQMTARNSAERLAHVDYAGDVTAIIGRDNILGTQFHPEKSQATGLRLIANFLTWRP
- a CDS encoding DUF2147 domain-containing protein, with protein sequence MKTKLWALAAAGIFAASAAMADEIEGVWQTEPDDGAFAMVEISPCGDAYCGHIRRTFTSDGEYQSENIGKMLVIDMVPVGEGAYEGQVWRPSNDKIYIGKINIDGTEMKLRGCVAGGLLCSSQRWVKLSG